In the Gossypium arboreum isolate Shixiya-1 chromosome 10, ASM2569848v2, whole genome shotgun sequence genome, one interval contains:
- the LOC108487163 gene encoding calcium-dependent protein kinase 28-like, which translates to MGICLSTTKVFGASSNPSPDHHEEKQPASSTTTTNAKKESHKPTVKHQQQQQFKAKPSSRKHGGNVPCGKRTDFGYRKDFEKRYTTGKLLGHGQFGYTYVAIDNENGDRVAVKKIEKMKMVLPIAVEDVKREVKILEALKGHENVVQFYNAFEDDSYVYIVMELCEGGELLDRILAKKDSRYSEKDAAFVVRQMLKVAAECHLRGLVHRDMKPENFLFKSTKEDSPLKATDFGLSDFIRPGKRFQDIVGSAYYVAPEVLKRKSGPESDVWSIGVITYILLCGKRPFWDKTEDGIFREVLKNKPDFRRKPWPTISDSAKDFVKKLLVKDPRARLTAAQALSHPWVREGGDASEIPIDISVLSNMRQFVKYSRLKQFALRALASTLNEEEIADLRDQFHAIDVDKNGVISLEEMRQALAKDLPWKLKESRVIEILQAIDINTDGLVDFTEFIAAALHVNQMEEHDSEKWQMRSEAAFQKFDVDRDGFITPDELRMHTGLKGSIDPLLEEADIDRDGKISLEEFRRLLRTASISARPIPSHRITWKL; encoded by the exons ATGGGGATCTGCCTCTCCACCACCAAGGTCTTTGGCGCAAGCAGCAACCCCTCCCCCGACCACCACGAAGAAAAGCAACCCGCCTCCTCCACAACAACGACCAATGCCAAAAAGGAGTCTCATAAGCCAACTGTTAAACATCAACAGCAGCAACAGTTCAAAGCCAAGCCTAGTTCGAGGAAACACGGTGGGAACGTGCCTTGTGGTAAGCGTACAGATTTTGGGTACCGTAAGGATTTTGAGAAGCGATACACAACTGGGAAATTGTTGGGGCACGGTCAATTTGGATACACCTACGTTGCCATAGACAATGAAAATGGCGATCGCGTTGCCGTTAAGAAAATTGAGAAAATGAAG ATGGTTCTTCCAATTGCTGTTGAGGATGTCAAGCGAGAAGTCAAGATATTAGAGGCCCTGAAAGGCCATGAGAATGTGGTTCAATTTTATAATGCATTTGAGGATGATTCCTATGTATACATTGTTATGGA GTTGTGTGAGGGTGGAGAGTTGCTGGACCGGATATTGGCCAA AAAGGACAGCCGCTATAGTGAAAAAGATGCAGCATTTGTTGTACGGCAGATGCTCAAAGTTGCTGCCGAATGTCATTTACGTGGCTTGGTTCATCGTGACATGAAACCTGAG AATTTCCTATTTAAGTCAACCAAAGAGGACTCACCTCTGAAGGCTACAGATTTTGGTTTGTCAGACTTTATCAGACCTG GGAAGAGGTTTCAAGATATTGTTGGCAGTGCCTACTATGTTGCTCCTGAAGTATTGAAAAGAAAGTCAGGGCCGGAATCAGATGTATGGAGTATTGGTGTAATTACCTACATTTTGCTTTGTGGGAAGCGGCCTTTTTGGGATAAGACCGAGGACGGTATATTTAGGGAG GTTTTGAAGAACAAGCCTGATTTTCGTCGTAAACCATGGCCAACAATTAGTGACAGTGCTAAAGACTTTGTGAAGAAGTTATTGGTGAAGGATCCCCGGGCTAGACTGACTGCTGCTCAGGCCCTAT CACACCCATGGGTTAGAGAAGGGGGAGATGCATCTGAGATTCCTATTGATATATCTGTTCTGAGCAACATGCGGCAATTTGTGAAGTACAGTCGATTGAAGCAGTTTGCTCTGAGG GCATTGGCTAGCACACTTAATGAAGAGGAGATAGCTGATCTTCGGGATCAGTTTCATGCAATCGATGTGGATAAGAATGGTGTTATTAGTCTTGAAGAGATGAGACAG GCCCTTGCTAAAGATCTTCCTTGGAAGTTGAAGGAGTCACGTGTCATTGAGATTCTTCAAGCG ATTGATATCAACACAGATGGGCTTGTTGATTTCACCGAGTTCATTGCAGCAGCTCTACATGTGAATCAAATGGAAGAACATGATTCTGAAAAATGGCAGATGCGATCAGAGGCAGCTTTTCAGAAATTTGACGTGGATAGAGATGGGTTTATAACTCCAGATGAGCTTAGAATG CACACGGGCTTAAAAGGCTCCATTGACCCTTTGCTCGAGGAGGCTGACATCGATAGAGATGGAAAAATAAGTCTTGAAGAGTTTCGCCGACTTTTACGAACTGCAAGCATCAGTGCACGGCCTATTCCTAGTCACCGTATTACTTGGAAGTTATAA